From the genome of Halostella litorea:
CGCCGTCGGCCCGCACCTCGTACTCCATCGGGAGGCTCGACTCGCCGATCCCGGGGACGCCGACCGCGACCGTCAGGTCGTCCTCGACGGTGATCGGCTGCCGGTAGTCGATCTCCACGTGGGCGAGCACGGAGTCGATGTCGGAGAGCGGCACGTCGAGCACCTCCGAGAAGTAGTCGACCCGCGCCTCCTCCAGGTAGGTCGCGTACACCGCGTTGTTCACGTGCCCCATGAAGTCGATGTCACGGACTCGGACGTTCAGCGTCGTCGTGAAGGAGAACTCGTCCATCGGCTTCCGGTACCGGGTCGGGGTAGTTCGGTCTGTCGGAACTACCCGGCCCACTCGCCGCCGATGTCGCTGCTGACGCGGTCGCGCCACAGTTCGAAACTCGTCTCGCAGTCGTCGCTCGTCCGCAGGTGGTCGATGAAGCCCGCCCCCGGGTCCGCGAGGTCGCCGTCGCAGAACGGGCAGGTGTTCGGGTCGCTCCAGGTCGGTTCGCTCGGCGCGTGCTGGCTCCGTGACATCCTTGTCCGATCCCACCACGGCCGCCGTCATAAAGGTTGGACTAATACGTATTACGTAGATATAATGAGGTTAAATGTCACTTGATTCCCGAACCGGACGAACGGGCACGTTTCGCGGTCGAACCGATCGCCCGTTCGGCGGCCGGAGTAGCCGGGATCGAAAGCACCTATCCGTTCCCGCCCGAAGCCCCCGACATGTCAACGGTGAATCCCCGGCAGCGAGTACGGGAACGTCCCCTCGCCGCGACGGCGGTCCTCTCGGCGGTCGGTTACGCGCTCGTCGTCGCCGCGTTCTCCGGCGTCGTCCCGATCTTCCCGGACATCGGGCGGGAGACGGTCGACCTGTTCTCCCACGCCATCGCGGCCGTCAACACCCTGGCGACGGTGTCGCTCGCGCTCGGCTGGTACTGGATCCGGAAAGGCGAGGTGCGAAAGCACCGCGCGGCGATGCTGACCGCGTTCGCGCTCATCCTCGTGTTCCTGCTCATGTACCTCCCGAAGGTGGGCGGCGGCGGCGAGAAGCACTTCGTCGGCCCGGAACTGGTCCGGATCGGCTACCTCATCATGCTCGCGATCCACATCGTGCTGTCGGTGGTGGCCGTCCCGGTCGTCCTGTACGCCGTCGTGCTCGGGCTCACACACACGCCCGCCGAACTCCGGAACACGGCCCACGCCCGCGTCGGCCGCATCGCCGCGGGGTCGTGGATCCTCAGCCTCACGCTCGGCGTCGTCACGTACGTGATGCTCAACCACCTCTACGACTCGACGTTCGTCCCGGCCTGACGGTCGTGTGCGCCCGCGGCACGTCCGCGGTACTCGTTTTATCGCCCCGTGCGTGTGTTCCCATGATGACCGCCTCCGACTCCGTCGCCGACCTCGCACCGAGCGCCAAACTCGTGTACAAGGTGCTGGAACACAACGGCCAGCTGACCCAACAGCAGATCGCCGAGGAGTCGCTGCTCCCCGCCCGGACGGTCCGGCACGCGCTGACGGAACTGGAGTCGGCCGACGTCGTCGAGGAGCGGATCCACTTCCAGGACGCCCGCCAGCGCCTCTACAACCTGCAGTAACCCGCCGCCGTCCCGCCTCAGCCGAGCGCCTTCACCGTCACTTCCTCGCCGTTCCCCTCCGCTCCGAGTTCGACGGTGTCGACGACCGACGACCGCACCGCCGCCCGCCACTCCTCGACGGCCTCGACGTGGCGCTCCCGGTGTCGCTCCGTCGTGTACTCGACGTCGTCCGCCGCCCGGAGTTCGTCCTCGGTCGTCGCCGGGTCCGGGTAGGTCGGTACGGGTTCGACCAGGTCCTCGGGGTCGAGGTGGAGCGGTTCCCCGCCGACGAACTCGCCGGTCCCGGCCTCGTGCAACCGGGCGCGCATCCGCCCGCTGAACGGTGGCGTCACTCTGAGGACGGTTCGCCCGGGGCTCCGGAGGTTCGACTCCAGCGCCGTCACCACGTCCTCGCGCGTCACGGCGACCGAACGGATCGCGGCCGGGTCGTCCGACGACATGCGATCGCGTCCGCGCCGCGACGTGTTCAGCGTCACGGTCGGCGGGACTAACGCGTTCCGACCGCGGCCGGTCGCCGAAGGGGTTTCCCGTGCCACACCCTCCACACCGCCCGCACCGTCCGGGCCGTTCATACGGTGTACACTTTCTACACAGTGTGGAATGTGTGGGCGGTGTCGCGTTCACGCCGTTTCGGGTTTCGTGGGAACCCGACCGACATCGACCGCGATCGGTCCGAGTCGAACGTGGATATGTCCGGCCCTCTCGCCGAGTGAAGATCACACATTGTACAATGTGTAGAATTTCCATTTTATGGGCTGTTGTTAGCGTTACTTGGGGCATCACGAATTGGAGTGCGAACTGTGGACGGTGTAGAAATTCTACAATGTGTAAACATTCTATACATCCTCGACAGTTTGAAATACTCGGAATGTGAGGAAATTACGCGTGAACGCGAACGGCCCACACCGTCTACACATTGTAGATGGTCCGAACTCTCTGGAATGTGTGAGAAGTGTCGACGGTCCGGAGTTCGCGGACGGCGTGGCGCGCGTTCGCGGAGGTGGACACCCATGGTAGACACGAACGCCGTGAGCGTCGCACTGCAGAAGGGCGGCGTCGGCAAGACGACGATAGCGATCAACCTGGCCGAACGGCTCGCCGCGCGCGGGCACGAGGTGTTGCTGGTCGACCTGGACCAGCAGGGCAACGCCACGGAGGGGGTCGGGCTGGCCGACGCCTACGAGGCCGAGACGCACCTCGGGCACCTGCTGGACGACGACGACCCGACGACGCTGGCCGACGTGGTCCGGGATGCGGGGCCGTTCGACCTCGTCCCGGCGAACGCCGACCTCGACGAGGTCGAGAACACGATCCGAAGCAACACGTTCGGCGCGCTGTGGATCCGCAACGAGGTGGTCGAACCCGCCGTCGACGGGGACTACGACTACGTCGTCGTCGACTCGCCCCCGGACATGGGGCCGCTGTCGGACGCGTCGCTGATCGCCACCCAGAACGTCGTCGTGCCGATGCGCATGAGCGAGCAAAGCGCCAGCGGCTTCGAGCGGATGTACGCCCAGCAGGTCGCGCCGATCCGCAAGGAGATGGAACTGGACGTCCTCGCGATCGTGCCGAACGCGCTGGAGGGCGACAACGAGGAGAAGCGCATCATCGGCGACCTGGAGGACTCGCAGTTCGGCGACCTGCTCCCCGAGTTCGCGCGGTCGGACCACTTCGACGACCCGGACTCGCCGGGCCCGGGCATCCGCAAGCGCGTCGCGCTGAAGCGCGCCTGGCGCGACGGCGAACCGCTCGCCGCGTACGACCCGGACAGCGACATGCTGCCGCGGCTGGACCAACTCGCCGCCGTCGTCGAGGAAGGGACGACCGATGCCTGACGAGAACCGCTTCGCGGGGATCGGCGAGGCCGTCGAGGGCGACGACCCGGCGGCGGACGAGGCGACCCCGACGGAGGCGGACGACGACCCCGTTGACGAGGGCGGCGACGCGCCCGCCGACGACTCGGACGGGGACTCCGGCGACGCCGGCCCGGACGAAGGCGGGCCGCCCGACACGACGCCGGCGTTCGCGTTCGACGACACCGTCCAGAAATCCGTGTACGTCCGCCCGGAGACGTTCGAGGAACT
Proteins encoded in this window:
- a CDS encoding acyl-CoA thioesterase, which translates into the protein MDEFSFTTTLNVRVRDIDFMGHVNNAVYATYLEEARVDYFSEVLDVPLSDIDSVLAHVEIDYRQPITVEDDLTVAVGVPGIGESSLPMEYEVRADGDVAATAETVQVTVDPATKETRPIADRVRESIAAYEGLD
- a CDS encoding DUF7501 family protein — protein: MSRSQHAPSEPTWSDPNTCPFCDGDLADPGAGFIDHLRTSDDCETSFELWRDRVSSDIGGEWAG
- a CDS encoding DUF420 domain-containing protein; translated protein: MSTVNPRQRVRERPLAATAVLSAVGYALVVAAFSGVVPIFPDIGRETVDLFSHAIAAVNTLATVSLALGWYWIRKGEVRKHRAAMLTAFALILVFLLMYLPKVGGGGEKHFVGPELVRIGYLIMLAIHIVLSVVAVPVVLYAVVLGLTHTPAELRNTAHARVGRIAAGSWILSLTLGVVTYVMLNHLYDSTFVPA
- a CDS encoding winged helix-turn-helix transcriptional regulator, producing the protein MMTASDSVADLAPSAKLVYKVLEHNGQLTQQQIAEESLLPARTVRHALTELESADVVEERIHFQDARQRLYNLQ
- a CDS encoding ParA family protein, producing MVDTNAVSVALQKGGVGKTTIAINLAERLAARGHEVLLVDLDQQGNATEGVGLADAYEAETHLGHLLDDDDPTTLADVVRDAGPFDLVPANADLDEVENTIRSNTFGALWIRNEVVEPAVDGDYDYVVVDSPPDMGPLSDASLIATQNVVVPMRMSEQSASGFERMYAQQVAPIRKEMELDVLAIVPNALEGDNEEKRIIGDLEDSQFGDLLPEFARSDHFDDPDSPGPGIRKRVALKRAWRDGEPLAAYDPDSDMLPRLDQLAAVVEEGTTDA